One segment of Vibrio gazogenes DNA contains the following:
- a CDS encoding flagella synthesis protein FlgN: MAALQDLLEFQLNNAQSLSELLEQEKIAITQRDSSQIEAIAKQKITLINQLNETDRRVESHPHVSSLQEDETLKSLVEQIKSIIWDCQQANNINGEALNRAQMSFHKLNNLMQQSQGKMGMTYTAEGQTRSISTLGTNIKA, from the coding sequence ATGGCAGCACTACAAGACCTACTTGAGTTTCAGTTAAACAATGCTCAGTCTCTCTCCGAACTTTTAGAACAGGAGAAGATCGCTATTACGCAGCGAGACTCATCGCAAATTGAAGCCATTGCCAAACAGAAAATTACTTTGATTAATCAGCTCAACGAGACTGACCGACGGGTTGAATCACATCCTCATGTATCGAGCCTGCAAGAGGATGAGACATTAAAAAGTCTGGTCGAACAAATTAAGTCCATCATTTGGGATTGCCAACAAGCAAATAATATTAATGGTGAAGCCCTCAATCGAGCACAGATGAGTTTTCATAAACTGAATAATCTGATGCAACAGAGTCAAGGGAAAATGGGCATGACTTACACTGCTGAAGGACAAACACGCTCCATTTCGACTTTGGGCACGAATATCAAAGCTTAA
- the flgP gene encoding flagellar assembly lipoprotein FlgP, with protein sequence MKVWLMSAMFLFLVGCQPLQTMNKQEWLTAVGYASISEQKGRNVEEKQVRAMRASKIDAYRELAEQVYGMRVSGRAELMDQRLGTEATSGAVDGVIRGAEVVRSYKVGDSYVTELRLNVDKMEKLRDYGEVQQVPEKRQQTLF encoded by the coding sequence ATGAAAGTTTGGTTAATGAGCGCTATGTTTTTATTCTTGGTCGGATGTCAGCCGTTGCAGACCATGAATAAACAAGAATGGCTGACGGCAGTCGGTTATGCTTCGATTAGTGAACAAAAAGGTCGCAATGTAGAAGAGAAGCAAGTTCGTGCCATGCGAGCATCTAAAATTGATGCTTATCGTGAGCTGGCAGAGCAGGTGTATGGTATGCGGGTTAGTGGGAGAGCGGAACTTATGGATCAACGGCTTGGAACAGAAGCGACATCTGGTGCTGTTGACGGCGTTATTCGCGGGGCCGAAGTTGTAAGAAGCTATAAAGTCGGTGATAGTTACGTGACAGAACTGCGTTTGAATGTAGATAAGATGGAAAAGCTGAGAGATTATGGTGAAGTCCAGCAGGTTCCTGAAAAGCGGCAGCAGACCTTATTTTAA
- a CDS encoding FlgO family outer membrane protein, with product MKKWLLLVPALFLTACSYAPIYNGKEPYKGSQFMLLESPRHTLDFFVDSMTEDLMKSNTSVTARTPIAVTSFVDLQNMDTTNWLGNSVTEGFIHQLQQRGFQVVDFKTTGSIQVTHQGDFAFSRDWKDLVQQQEIQYVLTGTMLRQEGGVLVNARVVGMQSRVVVATAQGFLPADRIGRDLDTLNAVRTEDGVLIRSDPTMTQPYTVILRP from the coding sequence ATGAAAAAATGGCTATTGTTAGTGCCCGCGTTATTTTTAACAGCGTGTTCCTATGCCCCGATATATAATGGTAAAGAGCCCTATAAAGGCTCCCAGTTTATGTTATTAGAGAGTCCTCGTCATACTTTAGATTTTTTCGTTGATAGTATGACTGAAGATTTAATGAAGTCGAATACCAGTGTAACGGCAAGAACACCGATTGCCGTCACTTCATTCGTCGACTTGCAAAATATGGATACCACCAACTGGTTAGGGAATTCAGTGACTGAGGGATTCATTCACCAGTTGCAACAACGGGGGTTCCAAGTCGTTGATTTTAAAACAACAGGTTCCATTCAAGTAACCCATCAAGGGGATTTTGCGTTTAGTCGAGATTGGAAAGACCTGGTCCAACAGCAGGAAATCCAATATGTGTTAACCGGAACCATGTTACGTCAGGAAGGTGGGGTACTGGTTAATGCCCGAGTTGTAGGGATGCAATCCCGAGTGGTTGTAGCAACAGCTCAAGGATTCTTGCCAGCTGATCGAATTGGTCGGGATTTGGATACATTGAATGCGGTTCGGACTGAAGATGGGGTATTGATTCGTTCTGATCCAACAATGACTCAGCCTTACACTGTTATTCTGCGTCCTTAG
- a CDS encoding flagellar assembly protein FlgT: MASWYEVTGSAAVVSSENQAKLYALEDAVYKAISFSGADIGSISNLYPLLDAQRTEFQFTNHEVRYILVEEQTVKNNVAYVKVRIDIYPSASGCQVEQYKKTVLVSNITVASPQQAVMGQIYQIGDDFSQVLNKQLDKESHSFISVGTTDYEIDKNYPARLKMIAEDNNAQYIIAGNITDLTATIAADPSGDEVVNRQFAMDLSVFDGETGNAIINRNYREIARWPFPRTSQVDTKSARFWASTYGEMLLRLSRHVMLDLESELSCKITLPEVISKSGHIVMMNLGRIHGVQKGDKLQLWHTGSFIDQRGLARNKVTQSDITLTVDRVYETEAELSVDQAELADSIQIGDVMHKQLIK, encoded by the coding sequence ATGGCTTCATGGTATGAAGTCACCGGCAGTGCAGCGGTCGTTTCATCAGAAAATCAGGCAAAACTGTATGCACTTGAAGATGCCGTATATAAAGCGATCAGTTTTTCCGGAGCGGATATCGGTAGCATCAGTAACCTCTACCCATTACTGGATGCTCAGCGTACTGAGTTTCAGTTTACCAATCATGAGGTCCGCTACATTCTGGTCGAAGAACAGACGGTCAAAAACAATGTTGCTTATGTCAAAGTTCGAATCGATATTTATCCATCCGCATCAGGTTGTCAGGTAGAACAGTATAAGAAAACCGTATTGGTAAGTAATATTACGGTAGCTTCCCCACAACAGGCTGTGATGGGACAAATCTACCAGATTGGCGATGACTTTTCCCAAGTATTAAATAAGCAATTGGATAAGGAATCACATAGTTTTATCTCGGTCGGTACCACAGATTATGAGATTGATAAAAATTATCCAGCAAGACTCAAAATGATTGCTGAAGATAATAATGCCCAATACATTATTGCCGGTAACATCACAGACCTCACAGCAACAATCGCTGCAGACCCATCAGGAGATGAAGTGGTTAATCGTCAATTTGCAATGGATCTGAGTGTCTTTGATGGCGAAACGGGAAATGCAATCATCAATCGCAATTATCGTGAAATTGCACGTTGGCCATTTCCAAGAACCAGTCAGGTCGATACGAAAAGCGCTCGTTTCTGGGCTTCCACCTATGGTGAGATGCTGCTCCGTCTTAGCCGCCACGTGATGTTGGATCTTGAATCAGAGCTATCGTGTAAAATCACTTTGCCGGAAGTCATTTCTAAATCAGGCCATATCGTTATGATGAATTTAGGCAGAATTCACGGCGTCCAAAAAGGAGATAAGCTTCAGTTGTGGCATACAGGTTCCTTTATCGATCAAAGGGGATTAGCTCGCAACAAGGTCACCCAAAGTGATATCACACTCACGGTTGATCGTGTCTATGAGACGGAAGCCGAACTGTCCGTTGATCAAGCCGAATTAGCTGATAGCATTCAAATTGGCGACGTAATGCACAAACAGCTCATAAAATGA
- a CDS encoding class I SAM-dependent methyltransferase — protein sequence MWDDRYQVDTYIYGKEPNDFLHESVKHQYLPLGPVLCLADGEGRNSVYLAKCGYDVTAVELSAVAIEKARRFAAKQRVSVNFIQADLDEFDLGLEQWQAVVAVFCHLPPVVRQKLHQSLPGSLKENGVYLVEGYTPEQLKYKTGGPSVADMMLSRQVLIQELPTLSPWYIEEKEREIYEGVMHRGRSHVVQAIMKNMP from the coding sequence ATGTGGGATGACCGATATCAGGTCGATACATATATCTATGGCAAAGAGCCAAATGATTTTCTGCATGAAAGTGTGAAACATCAATACCTTCCGCTAGGACCGGTTTTGTGTCTGGCTGATGGTGAGGGGCGGAATTCTGTTTATCTGGCGAAATGTGGCTATGACGTGACAGCGGTTGAGTTATCTGCAGTTGCGATTGAAAAAGCCCGTCGGTTTGCAGCTAAACAGCGTGTATCTGTGAATTTTATTCAGGCTGATCTGGACGAGTTCGATTTAGGTCTCGAACAGTGGCAAGCGGTTGTGGCAGTCTTTTGCCATCTTCCACCCGTAGTTCGGCAAAAATTACACCAGTCATTGCCGGGAAGCCTTAAAGAAAATGGGGTTTATCTGGTAGAAGGGTATACGCCAGAGCAGTTGAAATATAAAACGGGTGGTCCTTCTGTGGCTGATATGATGTTATCACGGCAAGTTTTGATTCAAGAGCTTCCGACGTTGTCCCCCTGGTATATTGAAGAGAAAGAAAGGGAGATCTACGAAGGGGTCATGCATCGCGGCAGAAGTCATGTCGTTCAGGCGATTATGAAAAATATGCCATAG
- the ompW gene encoding outer membrane protein OmpW: MKKTLCGLAIMTAFVSAGAFAHQAGDFIVRAGITSVIPNDSSDKILGSQEELEVNTNTQLGLTLGYMITDNVSFEVLAATPFSHDISTPLSNLGDIGETKQLPPTFMFEYYFGQSDSQFQPYVGAGINYTTFFDEKINGNGAAAGLSDLSMDDSWGFAVNAGVDYKLNDNWFMNASVWYADIDSTATYKYKGANQSTEVHIDPVIVMISGGYKF; the protein is encoded by the coding sequence ATGAAAAAAACACTTTGTGGATTAGCCATCATGACCGCTTTCGTTTCTGCTGGTGCTTTTGCTCACCAAGCGGGTGATTTTATCGTGCGTGCAGGGATTACATCGGTTATCCCAAATGACAGCAGTGATAAAATTTTAGGAAGTCAGGAAGAGTTGGAAGTCAATACGAATACTCAACTTGGTTTAACGCTAGGTTATATGATTACGGATAATGTCAGCTTTGAAGTTTTAGCTGCGACGCCTTTTTCTCATGATATTTCAACACCACTTTCAAATTTAGGTGATATTGGTGAGACAAAACAGCTGCCTCCAACATTTATGTTTGAATACTACTTCGGTCAGTCAGACTCACAATTTCAACCTTATGTCGGGGCTGGTATCAACTACACCACATTCTTTGATGAAAAAATCAATGGTAATGGTGCTGCTGCCGGCTTGAGTGATCTGAGTATGGATGACTCTTGGGGATTTGCTGTGAATGCCGGTGTTGATTATAAACTCAATGACAATTGGTTTATGAATGCTTCAGTTTGGTATGCTGATATTGATTCGACGGCAACCTATAAATACAAAGGTGCTAACCAATCCACTGAAGTGCATATCGATCCTGTTATCGTGATGATTTCTGGTGGCTATAAGTTTTAG
- a CDS encoding Hsp20/alpha crystallin family protein: MSLIPRDSWSDFYHLFDHAFPSIRPSFNIESFSPRVDVLDKETAFEIIADLPGVEKDDISVSCQHGTLTIEASTLKNEQKTDGDKVIHRERYQGKMVRSFTLGDNINAKEIYAEYQDGVLVVVVPKIEMKPGEATQHIKIN; the protein is encoded by the coding sequence ATGAGCTTAATTCCACGAGACTCATGGTCTGATTTCTATCATTTATTTGATCATGCTTTTCCGTCGATTCGGCCAAGCTTCAATATTGAATCTTTTTCTCCGCGGGTTGATGTACTGGATAAAGAAACTGCATTTGAAATTATCGCGGATTTACCCGGGGTCGAAAAAGATGATATTTCAGTGAGCTGTCAACATGGCACTCTGACTATCGAAGCATCGACCTTAAAAAATGAACAGAAAACCGATGGAGATAAAGTCATTCATAGAGAGCGCTATCAAGGCAAAATGGTACGCAGCTTTACTTTAGGTGACAATATCAACGCGAAAGAAATTTATGCAGAGTATCAAGATGGTGTACTGGTTGTTGTCGTACCGAAAATAGAAATGAAGCCAGGCGAAGCTACTCAGCATATTAAAATCAACTAA
- a CDS encoding DMT family transporter codes for MNIILAMVATFLWGTTYAVTQATLPGWPPLLLGVLRALPAGIILFAIKPTFPDKGTWKVLLATGLLNIAIFFGCIFVMALTLPSAISSVGMMSVPVFAMLLQWIVMRKRPSVIQMVSGLALFGFAALLFDPGRLDLSLFGLSAMLIGILCMICGSTLTQMLNQKLAWWCVLTWQLILGGFALLLIALIHLSYEPALYLSAWQHLSGKNVLGLFWLCIMNTAVAYSLYVWALRQLSVVEFTFAGVANPIAGILCGLLLVGESYTPIQYSLMVGMIVMSLFPQFVKSYQKYRSVSKNHLQPLSGK; via the coding sequence ATGAATATAATATTAGCAATGGTGGCTACATTTTTGTGGGGAACGACTTATGCAGTCACTCAAGCAACATTACCGGGATGGCCACCGTTGTTGCTCGGTGTGTTACGGGCACTACCGGCAGGTATTATCCTTTTCGCAATTAAGCCAACTTTTCCTGATAAAGGCACTTGGAAGGTGTTACTCGCTACCGGTTTGCTGAACATTGCTATATTTTTCGGTTGCATATTTGTGATGGCATTGACCTTACCTTCAGCGATATCCAGTGTTGGAATGATGTCTGTGCCTGTATTTGCCATGCTGCTCCAATGGATAGTGATGAGAAAGCGGCCATCAGTGATTCAGATGGTTTCTGGTTTGGCTTTGTTTGGATTCGCTGCGTTACTATTTGACCCCGGTCGCTTGGATCTGAGCTTGTTTGGGCTTTCTGCCATGTTGATTGGTATCTTATGTATGATTTGCGGGAGCACATTGACTCAAATGTTGAACCAGAAATTGGCGTGGTGGTGTGTGTTGACTTGGCAACTGATTCTGGGTGGTTTTGCATTATTATTGATTGCGTTGATTCACTTGAGCTACGAGCCAGCTCTCTATCTCAGCGCATGGCAGCATTTGTCAGGTAAAAACGTGTTAGGACTGTTTTGGCTCTGTATCATGAATACTGCGGTTGCATATTCTCTTTATGTTTGGGCACTCAGACAGCTTTCAGTAGTTGAATTTACTTTTGCCGGGGTTGCCAATCCGATTGCAGGGATTCTGTGTGGTCTGCTGTTGGTTGGTGAATCTTATACGCCGATACAATATAGTTTGATGGTCGGTATGATTGTGATGTCTTTATTCCCACAGTTCGTGAAAAGTTATCAGAAGTATCGAAGTGTATCGAAGAATCATCTTCAGCCACTCTCAGGGAAATAA
- a CDS encoding MarR family winged helix-turn-helix transcriptional regulator, translating into MDIIDRIVNQWAAEKPELNTLPMSIFGRILHLAKHLEQEIANIHKRYDLKSGEFDVLATLLRSGAPYQLTPSALISTAMLTSGAMTNRLDKLEQKNLITRIHSNIDRRSISVQLTEQGYQLINQALAEHVQAQERLISVLNQTEQSQLSTLLKSWLSSFDPSTPSGSDIE; encoded by the coding sequence ATGGATATTATCGACAGGATCGTCAATCAGTGGGCGGCAGAAAAACCAGAACTGAATACACTGCCTATGAGCATTTTTGGCCGGATACTACATTTGGCTAAACATTTAGAACAAGAAATTGCCAATATTCATAAACGATATGATCTCAAATCAGGAGAGTTTGACGTACTTGCAACATTACTCCGCTCTGGTGCCCCTTATCAGCTAACCCCTTCCGCATTAATCAGTACTGCGATGCTAACCTCAGGCGCGATGACAAACCGACTTGATAAGTTGGAGCAAAAAAATTTAATTACCCGGATTCATAGCAACATTGATCGCCGAAGTATTTCTGTACAATTAACCGAGCAAGGCTACCAACTCATCAATCAAGCACTGGCAGAGCATGTTCAGGCTCAGGAAAGATTGATCAGCGTTTTAAACCAAACAGAGCAATCACAACTCTCCACTCTGCTTAAGTCTTGGTTATCGTCATTTGACCCGAGCACCCCATCAGGTAGTGACATTGAGTAA
- a CDS encoding Fe3+-citrate ABC transporter substrate-binding protein, with the protein MKKSNLETNTGHRFISKAKTAYKIHIHTPDDKVLHRSVGFIRIGEKKGLKKAILLRNELGRQMWGKHWRMLLKDPYLMTRLPHSLEPKIIYKPRPTKDNPSYRDTCYIAAWRTYDDQGKCHFKSVVCSINKHGKLAAYTKTKKALLDAHKDYLDILIFMGRLNSIDLK; encoded by the coding sequence ATGAAGAAGAGTAATCTTGAAACCAATACTGGCCATCGTTTTATTTCTAAAGCGAAAACTGCTTACAAAATTCATATACATACGCCAGATGATAAAGTTTTACACCGCTCTGTTGGTTTCATCCGTATTGGTGAAAAAAAAGGGCTAAAGAAAGCGATTTTGCTTCGTAATGAACTCGGCCGTCAAATGTGGGGAAAGCACTGGCGAATGCTTCTCAAAGATCCCTATCTAATGACACGGCTACCCCACAGCCTTGAACCTAAAATTATCTATAAACCTCGCCCCACCAAAGACAACCCAAGCTATCGGGATACTTGCTACATTGCTGCTTGGCGTACCTATGACGATCAAGGAAAGTGCCACTTCAAGAGTGTGGTTTGTTCAATTAATAAGCATGGTAAGCTAGCCGCATATACGAAAACCAAAAAGGCGCTTCTCGATGCGCACAAAGATTATCTCGATATTCTAATTTTTATGGGCCGATTAAATAGCATCGATCTGAAATAA
- a CDS encoding OmpA family protein, with translation MNKMIMVISAASWMVSTIIHAEVYVGGKVGKSWLDDSCRPTDVCDDDSSAVGAFLGYQVWDHVALEAGYDHLGKFTGAGMVNDHVNAVTIAPKFNFPLYQNLDLYAKLGGAYVDYGSKDDWSYLAAAGLELSANDNVAVRLEYQALTDMNNDIVRAQGNMATLGVTYRFGRSESVPVVTSKPRPAVAEPAVVAEAPEPAPAEPVETQVIKTVKKSLNSASSFALNSAALSKQGVADLQEVVELMSRYSQATVMVTGYTDSTGSKEYNQSLSLKRAQAVADQIISQGVDADRITVRGMGESEPVASNDTKEGRAQNRRVEVEVPTFTYQVVIKE, from the coding sequence ATGAATAAAATGATAATGGTGATCTCGGCAGCATCATGGATGGTTTCCACAATAATTCATGCCGAGGTTTATGTAGGTGGTAAAGTGGGCAAGTCTTGGCTGGATGATTCATGCCGTCCGACAGATGTCTGCGATGATGATTCATCGGCAGTTGGGGCTTTTCTTGGCTATCAGGTTTGGGATCATGTCGCATTGGAGGCCGGATATGATCACTTAGGGAAATTTACCGGGGCAGGTATGGTCAATGACCATGTGAATGCAGTAACCATTGCGCCTAAGTTTAATTTTCCTCTTTATCAAAATCTTGACCTGTATGCAAAACTCGGTGGCGCTTATGTTGACTATGGCTCTAAAGATGATTGGTCTTATCTGGCAGCCGCAGGTCTTGAATTGAGTGCGAATGACAATGTGGCTGTTCGTCTGGAATATCAGGCGCTCACTGATATGAATAATGATATTGTACGAGCGCAAGGCAATATGGCTACATTGGGCGTTACTTATCGTTTTGGTCGCTCTGAGTCTGTACCTGTCGTGACAAGCAAACCTCGGCCAGCTGTTGCAGAGCCGGCCGTTGTTGCAGAAGCACCGGAACCGGCTCCGGCAGAACCAGTTGAAACACAGGTGATTAAAACTGTGAAAAAGAGCTTGAATAGTGCCAGTAGCTTTGCATTAAACAGTGCTGCACTGAGTAAACAGGGCGTTGCTGATCTTCAGGAAGTCGTTGAATTGATGTCTCGTTATTCTCAAGCGACAGTGATGGTGACGGGGTATACCGATTCAACCGGTTCAAAGGAATACAACCAATCACTGTCGTTGAAAAGAGCACAGGCTGTTGCGGATCAGATCATTTCTCAAGGAGTTGATGCGGATCGAATCACCGTACGTGGTATGGGAGAATCAGAGCCTGTCGCATCCAACGATACCAAAGAAGGTCGGGCGCAAAACCGACGGGTTGAAGTTGAAGTGCCGACATTCACTTATCAGGTTGTCATCAAAGAATAA
- the gltX gene encoding glutamate--tRNA ligase, translated as MTVKTRFAPSPTGFLHVGGARTALYSWLYAKHQGGEFVLRIEDTDLERSTQEAVDAILEGMSWLGLDWDEGPYYQTKRFDRYDEVVEQLLAAGNAYKCYAPKALLDDVRAEQEANKENPRYDANHPKIKAVNDAAKDGDAFVVRFRNPKEGSVVFDDQIRGRIEIRNDQLDDLIIRRTDGSPTYNFCVVVDDWDMGITHVVRGEDHINNTARQINIYEALGATVPTFAHCAMILGDDGAKLSKRHGAVSVMQYRDDGYLPEALNNYLVRLGWSHGDQEIFSRDEMIEHFSLNAISKSASAFNTDKLLWLNHHYIKNSDPEYVAGHLQWHLDHQGINPENGPAVTEVIQLLADRVHTLVELAQQARYFYEDFDAFDEAAAKKHLRPVAKAPLALALEKITALETWTTESLHQVITDVCETLELGMGKVGMPLRVAVTGGGQSPSVDATMQLIGKARVMKRIQMALEFIEQREANAG; from the coding sequence ATGACGGTTAAAACGCGTTTTGCTCCAAGCCCTACAGGGTTTCTTCATGTCGGTGGTGCCCGTACGGCATTGTATTCTTGGCTCTATGCAAAACATCAGGGCGGTGAATTTGTATTAAGAATTGAAGATACCGATTTAGAGCGTTCAACGCAGGAAGCGGTCGATGCAATTCTGGAAGGCATGAGCTGGTTAGGATTGGATTGGGATGAAGGTCCTTATTATCAGACGAAACGTTTTGATCGTTATGATGAAGTGGTTGAACAGTTACTTGCAGCAGGAAACGCGTATAAGTGTTACGCCCCCAAAGCGCTGTTGGATGACGTTCGCGCAGAGCAGGAAGCCAACAAAGAGAATCCTCGCTATGACGCGAATCATCCGAAGATCAAAGCAGTGAATGATGCGGCAAAAGATGGCGATGCTTTTGTCGTGCGCTTCCGCAACCCGAAAGAGGGAAGTGTTGTTTTTGACGATCAAATTCGTGGACGGATCGAAATTCGTAATGATCAACTCGATGATTTAATCATCCGCCGGACGGACGGTTCTCCCACATATAATTTCTGTGTGGTTGTTGATGACTGGGATATGGGCATCACTCATGTTGTGCGGGGAGAAGATCATATCAACAACACCGCACGTCAAATCAATATCTATGAAGCGCTGGGCGCGACGGTACCAACGTTTGCTCATTGTGCCATGATCTTAGGGGATGATGGCGCCAAACTTTCGAAACGTCATGGCGCTGTTTCGGTGATGCAATATCGGGATGACGGCTACCTGCCTGAAGCATTAAATAACTATTTAGTACGGCTTGGTTGGTCTCATGGTGATCAGGAAATTTTCTCTCGTGATGAAATGATTGAGCACTTTAGTCTGAATGCGATTAGCAAATCAGCTTCTGCGTTTAATACTGATAAACTGTTATGGCTAAACCATCACTATATCAAAAACTCGGATCCAGAATACGTTGCCGGACATCTGCAATGGCATTTGGATCATCAGGGAATCAACCCGGAAAATGGCCCTGCGGTAACGGAAGTTATCCAACTGCTGGCTGATCGGGTACACACCTTGGTTGAACTGGCGCAGCAGGCGCGTTATTTCTATGAAGACTTTGATGCGTTTGATGAGGCTGCCGCGAAGAAACATCTGCGTCCGGTAGCAAAAGCGCCTCTCGCTCTGGCTTTGGAAAAAATAACAGCGCTGGAGACATGGACCACTGAGAGTTTGCATCAGGTCATTACTGATGTATGTGAGACGCTGGAGCTCGGTATGGGTAAAGTGGGAATGCCGTTACGTGTTGCAGTGACCGGCGGGGGGCAGTCTCCATCTGTCGATGCCACAATGCAGCTGATCGGTAAAGCGCGGGTGATGAAGCGGATCCAGATGGCACTTGAATTTATTGAGCAGCGTGAAGCGAATGCGGGCTAA